The sequence CGCCCCAtaaacacacatacacacacacatatatatatatatatgtatgcatgtgtatgtgtgtaaACATCCAGTGAAGGTGTGCAGTTGGTGgtatgcgtgtgcgacgGTGTGGTGCGAGTcgcagagcagcgccgaTGGAGAAGAGCGGGGCCAGAAGAAGATGCacgggagagaagaaagaggatGAAGTCACacgcgggggaggggagggtggcgACAGGGAGCAACCAAGAGACAGAGTGAGATGCACACATGTCGTGGGCAGCTCCTTGCAGCCACATTGGTTGTCCATTCTCGTCGCTGCCCGTCCGTCCGTGAACTGGACAATGAGGATACGAATGCTGACAGTcatccagcagcagcggcggtagcCGAGAGGTGGCCATGCACGAAGTGCACCGATGAAGTACGCTTCCACGGCaccagggggaggggagggggatggctGGAAGGCAAGAGGAAGACGTGCATGTGAGTGCCACGCATTCGCTTTCTCTTCATAGCGCGCTTCGTTGCTCGAAGGTGCCTCAATACGCACGAATACGTCGTGTCActcgcctcccctctctcacacacaaggtgaggagggagggggagttgGAGATGAGAAAAGGAACAGACCCGGGTGCCTGTGTCAACGGCGGTATATGTGCATCTCGTGTCCTcggaagagaaaggggggtTGGCTAgttccctctccttcgcgaGCCAttcgccaccacctcccatCCATCGTTTtgtcgcctccccctccctctctcgccgcaTCGGCATCATCAGACCCCCCGATCGACACAACGCAAGAGGGCTGCATCGACACCGCACGTCGGCGGTaatgagagagagggagggggagagggaagggaggggagggaggggagggagggaagggcgaTGCACACGAAGAGAGCACGCACATGGCGACACGTTGCATAGAAACAAACAGAAAAGGTTCGTCAAAGCATGGGACTGGTGGCCGCATCAATAAGGATGCGAAAACATGcgaagagagtgagagagagagagagcgaaagaagACGCGAGCACATGCGAGAAGGCGTCCAGGTGGCTGCGTgtatgcatgcgtgtgtgtgtgtgtgtgtgtgtgtgtgtgtgtgtgtgtgtgtgtgtgcgtgtgtgtgcgtgtgtgtgcgtgtcttcgTGTTATCGATCAAGGTAAGTGCGGTGGTACTGTACATGTGTTtgtccctcctctctccttcatcACATGAGTCCCACATTTCTCCTCACAACTTTGGGAGAGGGAGTGTGCGGTGAAACAGCACAGTGCTGCTGTGTgagtcgccgcggcggaaaGACGCGCAAGCGGAGCCGGGAGACCGGAAGGGGTGAGCGCAGTAGAAAACGATGCAACCATTGTGCTGCAAGGGACGCGCTTCCCGCGTGCAGGTGCACCCACACAGAGAACAAGAGcgaaagaagaagagggaggggctaGCGGCGGTGCTACCGCGAGCACACGAAGAAATAATCAGAACAAAGAAGCTGGGCGTTCGGCTCCACACTCCTCCTGCCGATCCACCAGACCACGGAGGCAGGTGGAAGGAGAGGCGCGCATATCCGATCACACAATCAAACTGACAAGCACGTCGCACCCCCTCGCACCTCTTTCTCCGTCACTCCGCCGGCGACTCCTTCTGCGAtagcggtgacggcggcacctcctcgaGCGCCTTGTCGGGGCACGTCAGCCACTCATGCGCCAGAAGCTCCACCGCGGTGGCCCGCCGCTTGGCGTCCCGCTGGAAGCATCGCTCGAAGAAGTCGAGAAGAATCGCTGGGCACTTCTTTGGTACCCCAGTCGGCATCCCCTTCTCCTTACTAACGCGGAACATAATTTGAAAGATGTTCTTGCCGGTGATATCCCACGGCTCTCGAccgagcagctccagcaccaAGCAGCCTACAGACCAGATGTCCGCTGCGCCAGTGTAGCTGCCGTCCTCTCGCAGCACCTCAGGCGCCATGAAGAAGGGCGAGCCCACCACTGTCTGATGCATGGCGGcacgtgctgccgccgcctcctgtgggcttggtgccgccgctgccggcgctgcacctgGAGGCAGTGTACCCGGCATGccctgcagcgtcgccggCCCTAGCCGCTTGCTGCACCCAAAATCCGCGAGCTTCGCCTCGCCCATTGCCGATATGAGCACGTTGTCACTCTTGATGTCGCGGTGCACAACGTTCTGGGCGTGCAGGTAGGCCAACCCCTCCAGGACCTGCCGCGTGTATGAGCGCACGAGCGAGATGCTGAACGGCTCCTTGGCCTTTACGAACTTCCGCCGCAGGGAAGCGAGACTGCCGCCGTGGCATAGTTCGAGGAACACCTCCATCTGCTGGTTGCCTGTCGGCAGCACGCGCGTCTGGCACCCGTAGTAGGTGACAATATTCTTGTGCTTCAGCGAACTCATGAGATTGATCTCCGCCTTTAccgccttcaccgcctctgcgtcgtcgccgtcgtcgaggGACAGCTCCTGCACCTTAACCGCCAGCATCTTCCCATCTTGGGTGATGCCCTCGTACACCGTGCCGAAGGAGCCCTTGCCAAGCACGCTCATACGCCGCCAGTCTAGCGGCTCGGCCTCATCAAGCCGGAGCGTCTTGGCAAGGTTGCTGCTTAGTGTCTCGTTGAACTGCATCGACATGCTGTccgccgaggcagccgccCAATCGGAAGACTTGCCATGAACAGCGTTGAACTCGTTGTGACTCGAAGTggcgccgccatctccgcctccgctgccaaCGCTGCAGGTAGTGAACGTGAGCATATTTCGCGCGAGGGGAGAGCCTACCGCCCCTGGCGAGACATGGCCGCTTGGAAGCTGATCCGTTTGAAGCCTCCACTTGCTCGAAGGCGACCCGAGTGaaagctgcggcggcggcggcggcggcggatgggcaccgctgccaccgctatTCAAAATGCCCTGCGTGTAGAGCAGGCTATGATTCATCTGCTGCTCAAACTCTCGGCGGTGCTCGGTGTAGTAGGCGTTCGAATAGCGCACATAAAGCCGCAgcacgctgacgctgctcttGCCGTCATCTTCCACCAGGCTGCCAGCACTGATAGACGACGCGATCGTCGCGTCCAGTCGAGGGGATAAGGAGAAAGATTTGGCGGCATAGAAGGAGGACGTGTGGTTCTGGCTTGCGCTGAAGCTCATGGCGCGCTCGCTGGCATGGCCACTGATGCTGAGCCCATCACCCGCCGCGGGAATCCCACAGCTACCCGTGCTTTGGTTCGCGCCGTGCAGGTGGGGGAACAGCCCCagggacggcggcggaggagaggcgtgcgtgtctgGGGAGCCCACGAGACTATCCCTGCCTACCACCCCCATGGCCTCCGTTAAGGCGTCAAGCAGCTGTTCAAAGTCCTCCTCCGTATCGATGTCGACGCGGTCGCCATACTGGTCAATGCAGTACATGTCGAAGTCGGTCGCCTTCCGGAAGCCGAAGCGCGTCATCACCTCCTTGACATAGCGGCGGAAGCAGTGACGGGAGCGATCGGCAAAGATGACCTTTACGTTCACGTCCCCCTCTCTCGACACCTTCGTGCGAatcggctgcgctgccggcCCGGACCCACCGCGCCACTGCGCAGCGCTTGAAGCCGATGACGGCACGGCCGTGTTCGTCGCGGCCTTGAGAGAGCTCTGCGTCGACTTCTTGCCACTTCGCTTCGTCCTCCGCGACCTCCTGCTGCCGATCTCTACCGGCGCCGTCGAAGAGCCCGAGGAGGAAGATGAGGCTGACGTCGAAGCATCGTCTTCGTCTTCCTCGTCAtcagcggtgctgtcgccggtgtctacgtcgtcgtcctcctcctggTCGGACGTGGCGCCGTCGTAGTAGCCACCTTcttcgccctcgtcgtcttcctcaTCGCTatcttcttcttcgccctcctcgtctccGCTCGAGGTCTCATCGCCCCCTTCATCACTTCCCTGGCTCCCAACGCGTCCGGCAGTAGCCTTGCTGGGTGAGCTGCTTGCCTTCCCCCccttcgccaccaccgcgccgtcTCCGGCTTCGTTTCGGCGCTCCGCAGTGATGCTATGCGGGGGGCCCGTCGGCGCTCGGCACTGTGCCCGCCGGTCCCAGATGGCACCGCCGTCACTGATGCTGACGCCGGTGACGACTCCACTATTCGACTTCCGCTCCGGCGAAGGTATCTCGACCAGCTTGGTCGAGAGGGGAGATATGGCTAAGGACTGCGACGACGCGCTACCTACAGGCGTCCTGATGTGGTTCGCaggggcgggtgggggtgAGCGCTGTGAGTCTGTGTTGATCCGCGTCTTGTGCAGCGGCATCCAGGACGGCGAGCACAGAGGCGGAAGCTCGTCTGTGACCGCAGCTGtgaggctgccgccgcgattCCCACGGAGGGAGGCAATAggagcagcgagagcgacAGCTGGGGTGGTGGCTGACTTCAAGAATGGCGTACTCTCTTCAGGCCTcccgccgccatcgctgcagcgACCCTTGACAGCCACGACGGCGACATCCTTGTCATTGTGCACAACAGGGAGGAGAAGCCCGACACTGCCGCGTTTGCCGCTCCGCTTCGTGGTGGgcgcggtgcggctgccacggCCTGCAGAAACGCTTTTGCCGGACGCTGCCCCAGCCGTACACAATACTGACTTGCTCTTTGCTGTCAGTGCTGAGGAAGAGGCACCAGCGGAGCGCGTGCCCCGTGGACTGGAAGCA is a genomic window of Leishmania major strain Friedlin complete genome, chromosome 17 containing:
- a CDS encoding putative protein kinase, whose amino-acid sequence is MPLHKTRINTDSQRSPPPAPANHIRTPVGSASSQSLAISPLSTKLVEIPSPERKSNSGVVTGVSISDGGAIWDRRAQCRAPTGPPHSITAERRNEAGDGAVVAKGGKASSSPSKATAGRVGSQGSDEGGDETSSGDEEGEEEDSDEEDDEGEEGGYYDGATSDQEEDDDVDTGDSTADDEEDEDDASTSASSSSSGSSTAPVEIGSRRSRRTKRSGKKSTQSSLKAATNTAVPSSASSAAQWRGGSGPAAQPIRTKVSREGDVNVKVIFADRSRHCFRRYVKEVMTRFGFRKATDFDMYCIDQYGDRVDIDTEEDFEQLLDALTEAMGVVGRDSLVGSPDTHASPPPPSLGLFPHLHGANQSTGSCGIPAAGDGLSISGHASERAMSFSASQNHTSSFYAAKSFSLSPRLDATIASSISAGSLVEDDGKSSVSVLRLYVRYSNAYYTEHRREFEQQMNHSLLYTQGILNSGGSGAHPPPPPPPQLSLGSPSSKWRLQTDQLPSGHVSPGAVGSPLARNMLTFTTCSVGSGGGDGGATSSHNEFNAVHGKSSDWAAASADSMSMQFNETLSSNLAKTLRLDEAEPLDWRRMSVLGKGSFGTVYEGITQDGKMLAVKVQELSLDDGDDAEAVKAVKAEINLMSSLKHKNIVTYYGCQTRVLPTGNQQMEVFLELCHGGSLASLRRKFVKAKEPFSISLVRSYTRQVLEGLAYLHAQNVVHRDIKSDNVLISAMGEAKLADFGCSKRLGPATLQGMPGTLPPGAAPAAAAPSPQEAAAARAAMHQTVVGSPFFMAPEVLREDGSYTGAADIWSVGCLVLELLGREPWDITGKNIFQIMFRVSKEKGMPTGVPKKCPAILLDFFERCFQRDAKRRATAVELLAHEWLTCPDKALEEVPPSPLSQKESPAE